The following are encoded together in the Gouania willdenowi chromosome 14, fGouWil2.1, whole genome shotgun sequence genome:
- the tcerg1b gene encoding transcription elongation regulator 1 isoform X2 produces the protein MADQAESETLGFSDNRMAQQAVRFRAPAPASAPVPVPMPAPTPAQTQVLRGPPPLLRPPPPPFAMMRGPPPRPPFARPPFDPSMPPIPPPGSMPPPIGPPHLQRPPFLPPPMGSLPPPPGMLFPPGMPPAPTPGNPPLNPTEEIWVENKTPEGKAYYYNARTRESSWTKPEGVKIIQQSELNPLLVAGSAGSGTTVTAATSCSIINSTVSTASTTAASPSSTPSQTLTSSPDSITSPLPPVTIAAPVVADLSPVPTVTSTVPVSPVTVVTVSTMPSPVTAVQTVSLLQAALPHSVAQPTATIPAFPPVMVPPFRVPLPGMHIPLPGMIPGMGPPLVSMMHPQLALSAAPASMAASLQLPEWTEYKTADGKTYYHNNRTLESTWEKPQAIIEKEKEAEKAKERLAQAEAEAIEMEEEEKMENNEKQAIKEEEMTEEEKAAQKARPIATNPIPGTPWCVVWTGDDRVFFYNPTTRLSMWDRPDELVGRSDVDKHIQEPPHKRGTEDIKKTSVFKDEMELSIATDENQDEEPTKAKKRKKEETKETDTEKEAAMEAELKAARERAVVPLESRMTQFKDMLLERGVSAFSTWDKELHKIVFDPRYLLLTPKERKQVFDQYVKTRAEEERKEKKNKLMQAKDEFRRMMEESKLTPRTTFSEFAVKHSRDARFKTIEKMKDREAIFVEFMTAMKKREKEDSKSRGEKVKQDFYDLLSEQHMEGNQRWSKVKERMETDPRYKAVDSSALREELFKQFMEKQAKNFDIDKERELERQARIEASLREREREVQKARSEQTKEIDREREQHKREEAIQHFKALMSDMVRSPDATWSDTRRNLRKDHRWESSSLLEREEKEKLFNEHVEALAKKKKEHFRQLLDETSMITLTTTWKEVKKVIKEDPRCIKYSSSDRKRQREFEDYIKDKYITAKADFRTLLKETKFITYRSRKLIQESEQHLKDVEKILQNDKRYLVLECVPEERRKLIMFYIEDLDRRGPPPPPTASEPTRRSNK, from the exons AATGGCACAGCAGGCAGTGCGCTTCCGAGCTCCTGCCCCTGCTTCTGCCCCTGTTCCTGTGCCTATGCCTGCACCCACGCCTGCTCAGACCCAAGTGTTACGAGGCCCGCCGCCCCTCCTCAGGCCGCCTCCGCCTCCTTTCGCAATGATGAGAGGACCTCCGCCACGACCTCCTTTTGCAAGGCCACCCTTTGACCCCAGCATGCCGCCCATCCCACCACCAGGAAGCATGCCACCTCCAATCGGACCTCCACACCTGCAG AGGCCCCCCTTTCTACCACCTCCCATGGGTAGCCTACCACCTCCTCCTGGAATGCTGTTTCCTCCTGGTATGCCTCCTGCTCCCACACCTGGAAACCCACCTCTGAACCCTACCGAGGAGATCTGGGTGGAGAACAAGACACCGGAGGGAAAG GCCTACTACTATAACGCCAGGACCAGAGAGTCATCGTGGACTAAACCAGAGGGTGTCAAAATCATCCAGCAGTCTGAACTCAACCCACTTCTAGTAGCCGGGTCAGCAGGGTCGGGAACAACAGTGACAGCGGCCACCAGCTGCAGCATCATCAACAGTACAGTCAGTACAGCCAGCACAACAGCAGCCTCTCCATCATCGACCCCGTCACAGACTCTCACCTCCAGTCCAGACTCCATCACCTCTCCATTGCCCCCGGTTACCATTGCAG CCCCTGTTGTAGCAGACCTCTCCCCAGTCCCCACAGTCACGTCAACAGTCCCTGTGTCTCCAGTGACTGTAGTCACAGTTTCCACGATGCCATCACCGGTTACTGCGGTGCAGACTGTTTCACTTCTCCAAGCAGCCCTGCCTCACAGCGTGGCCCAGCCTACTGCAACCATCCCGGCCTTTCCTCCCGTCATGGTTCCACCGTTCAGGGTGCCTTTGCCCGGCATGCACATCCCTCTACCAG GCATGATTCCAGGTATGGGCCCACCTTTAGTCTCCATGATGCACCCTCAGCTGGCGCTCTCGGCAGCTCCCGCCTCCATGGCTGCTTCTTTGCAGCTCCCTGAGTGGACAGAGTACAAAACAGCTGATGGGAAAACCTATTACCACAACAACCGGACTCTGGAATCTACCTGGGAAAAACCTCAGGCCATTATAGAAAAAG aaaaagaagcagaaaaagCCAAAGAGCGACTGGCCCAGGCAGAAGCTGAGGCAATAGAGatggaagaggaggaaaaaatggaaaacaatgAGAAGCAG gcAATTAAAGAAGAGGAAATGACTGAAGAGGAGAAAGCAGCTCAGAAAGCTCGACCAATAGCCACCAACCCCATACCTGGAACGCCATG gtGTGTAGTTTGGACAGGAGACGATCGTGTTTTCTTCTACAACCCGACGACACGACTGTCCATGTGGGATCGGCCTGATGAGCTTGTTGGTCGTTCTGATGTTGACAAGCACATTCAGGAGCCGCCGCACAAGCGGGGTACGGAGGACATCAAAAAGACAA GTGTGTTCAAGGATGAGATGGAGTTGTCTATTGCTACTGATGAGAACCAGGATGAGGAGCCAACCAAAGCCAAAAAGAGGAA AAAGGAGGAAACAAAGGAGACGGACACAGAGAAGGAAGCTGCAATGGAGGCAGAGCTCAAAGCAGCCAGAGAAAGAGCTGTTGTGCCTTTAGAGTCAAGGATGACACAGTTTAAAGACATGCTGCTAGAGAGAGGG GTGTCTGCATTCTCAACCTGGGACAAAGAGCTTCATAAGATCGTGTTTGACCCACGTTATCTTCTGCTCACCCCAAAGGAGAGAAAACAG GTTTTTGATCAGTATGTGAAAACGAGAGCGGAGGAggagagaaaagagaagaagaacaagcTGATGCAGGCCAAAGACGAGTTCAGGAGGATGATGGAGGAGTCAAAGCTCACACCCAG AACAACATTCAGTGAATTTGCTGTAAAGCACAGCAGAGACGCACGATTCAAGACTATTGAAAAGATGAAAGACAGAGAGGCGATCTTCGTAGAATTCATGACGGCAATGAAGAAAAGGGAGAAAGAGGACTCCAAATCCAGGGGGGAGAAG GTGAAGCAGGACTTTTATGATCTCCTAAGTGAGCAGCACATGGAGGGAAACCAGCGGTGGAGCAAAGTGAAGGAAAGAATGGAGACCGACCCACGGTACAAGGCAGTGGATAGTTCAGCACTCAGAGAGGAGCTTTTCAAACAGTTCATGGAGAAACAAGCCAAG AATTTTGACATCGACAAGGAGCGAGAGTTGGAGCGTCAGGCTCGTATCGAGGCCAGTCTCAGGGAGCGGGAGCGGGAGGTGCAGAAAGCACGATCAGAGCAGACCAAAGAGATCGACCGAGAAAGGGAGCAGCATAAAAGGGAGGAGGCCATCCAGCATTTCAAAGCTCTCATGTCTGATATG GTACGTTCTCCTGATGCAACGTGGTCAGACACGCGTCGCAACCTTCGGAAGGATCATCGGTGGGAGTCATCATCGCTGCTGGAGCgagaggagaaggagaagcTGTTTAACGAACACGTGGAGGCGTTGGCTAAGAAAAAGAAGGAGCACTTCAGACAGTTGCTGGATGAGACCAGCATG ATCACTTTAACGACAACGTGGAAGGAGGTGAAGAAGGTCATCAAAGAGGATCCACGATGTATTAAATACTCCTCCAGTGACAGA AAGAGACAAAGAGAGTTTGAGGACTACATCAAGGACAAATACATCACAGCCAAGGCTGACTTCAGGACTCTGCTGAAAGAGACAAAGTTCATCACATACAG GTCAAGAAAGTTGATCCAAGAGTCGGAGCAGCACCTGAAAGACGTGGAGAAGATCCTCCAGAATGACAAGCGCTACCTGGTGCTGGAGTGCGTCCCTGAAGAGCGCAGGAAGCTTATCATGTTCTACATAGAAGACCTGGACCGCCGTGGACCACCACCTCCCCCCACCGCCTCCGAGCCCACACGGCGCTCCAATAAGTGA
- the tcerg1b gene encoding transcription elongation regulator 1 isoform X1 → MADQAESETLGFSDNRMAQQAVRFRAPAPASAPVPVPMPAPTPAQTQVLRGPPPLLRPPPPPFAMMRGPPPRPPFARPPFDPSMPPIPPPGSMPPPIGPPHLQRPPFLPPPMGSLPPPPGMLFPPGMPPAPTPGNPPLNPTEEIWVENKTPEGKAYYYNARTRESSWTKPEGVKIIQQSELNPLLVAGSAGSGTTVTAATSCSIINSTVSTASTTAASPSSTPSQTLTSSPDSITSPLPPVTIAAPVVADLSPVPTVTSTVPVSPVTVVTVSTMPSPVTAVQTVSLLQAALPHSVAQPTATIPAFPPVMVPPFRVPLPGMHIPLPGVAMMQIVGAPCVKAGPSPNGMIPGMGPPLVSMMHPQLALSAAPASMAASLQLPEWTEYKTADGKTYYHNNRTLESTWEKPQAIIEKEKEAEKAKERLAQAEAEAIEMEEEEKMENNEKQAIKEEEMTEEEKAAQKARPIATNPIPGTPWCVVWTGDDRVFFYNPTTRLSMWDRPDELVGRSDVDKHIQEPPHKRGTEDIKKTSVFKDEMELSIATDENQDEEPTKAKKRKKEETKETDTEKEAAMEAELKAARERAVVPLESRMTQFKDMLLERGVSAFSTWDKELHKIVFDPRYLLLTPKERKQVFDQYVKTRAEEERKEKKNKLMQAKDEFRRMMEESKLTPRTTFSEFAVKHSRDARFKTIEKMKDREAIFVEFMTAMKKREKEDSKSRGEKVKQDFYDLLSEQHMEGNQRWSKVKERMETDPRYKAVDSSALREELFKQFMEKQAKNFDIDKERELERQARIEASLREREREVQKARSEQTKEIDREREQHKREEAIQHFKALMSDMVRSPDATWSDTRRNLRKDHRWESSSLLEREEKEKLFNEHVEALAKKKKEHFRQLLDETSMITLTTTWKEVKKVIKEDPRCIKYSSSDRKRQREFEDYIKDKYITAKADFRTLLKETKFITYRSRKLIQESEQHLKDVEKILQNDKRYLVLECVPEERRKLIMFYIEDLDRRGPPPPPTASEPTRRSNK, encoded by the exons AATGGCACAGCAGGCAGTGCGCTTCCGAGCTCCTGCCCCTGCTTCTGCCCCTGTTCCTGTGCCTATGCCTGCACCCACGCCTGCTCAGACCCAAGTGTTACGAGGCCCGCCGCCCCTCCTCAGGCCGCCTCCGCCTCCTTTCGCAATGATGAGAGGACCTCCGCCACGACCTCCTTTTGCAAGGCCACCCTTTGACCCCAGCATGCCGCCCATCCCACCACCAGGAAGCATGCCACCTCCAATCGGACCTCCACACCTGCAG AGGCCCCCCTTTCTACCACCTCCCATGGGTAGCCTACCACCTCCTCCTGGAATGCTGTTTCCTCCTGGTATGCCTCCTGCTCCCACACCTGGAAACCCACCTCTGAACCCTACCGAGGAGATCTGGGTGGAGAACAAGACACCGGAGGGAAAG GCCTACTACTATAACGCCAGGACCAGAGAGTCATCGTGGACTAAACCAGAGGGTGTCAAAATCATCCAGCAGTCTGAACTCAACCCACTTCTAGTAGCCGGGTCAGCAGGGTCGGGAACAACAGTGACAGCGGCCACCAGCTGCAGCATCATCAACAGTACAGTCAGTACAGCCAGCACAACAGCAGCCTCTCCATCATCGACCCCGTCACAGACTCTCACCTCCAGTCCAGACTCCATCACCTCTCCATTGCCCCCGGTTACCATTGCAG CCCCTGTTGTAGCAGACCTCTCCCCAGTCCCCACAGTCACGTCAACAGTCCCTGTGTCTCCAGTGACTGTAGTCACAGTTTCCACGATGCCATCACCGGTTACTGCGGTGCAGACTGTTTCACTTCTCCAAGCAGCCCTGCCTCACAGCGTGGCCCAGCCTACTGCAACCATCCCGGCCTTTCCTCCCGTCATGGTTCCACCGTTCAGGGTGCCTTTGCCCGGCATGCACATCCCTCTACCAG GTGTAGCAATGATGCAGATAGTAGGTGCACCCTGTGTAAAGGCAGGCCCCAGCCCCAACG GCATGATTCCAGGTATGGGCCCACCTTTAGTCTCCATGATGCACCCTCAGCTGGCGCTCTCGGCAGCTCCCGCCTCCATGGCTGCTTCTTTGCAGCTCCCTGAGTGGACAGAGTACAAAACAGCTGATGGGAAAACCTATTACCACAACAACCGGACTCTGGAATCTACCTGGGAAAAACCTCAGGCCATTATAGAAAAAG aaaaagaagcagaaaaagCCAAAGAGCGACTGGCCCAGGCAGAAGCTGAGGCAATAGAGatggaagaggaggaaaaaatggaaaacaatgAGAAGCAG gcAATTAAAGAAGAGGAAATGACTGAAGAGGAGAAAGCAGCTCAGAAAGCTCGACCAATAGCCACCAACCCCATACCTGGAACGCCATG gtGTGTAGTTTGGACAGGAGACGATCGTGTTTTCTTCTACAACCCGACGACACGACTGTCCATGTGGGATCGGCCTGATGAGCTTGTTGGTCGTTCTGATGTTGACAAGCACATTCAGGAGCCGCCGCACAAGCGGGGTACGGAGGACATCAAAAAGACAA GTGTGTTCAAGGATGAGATGGAGTTGTCTATTGCTACTGATGAGAACCAGGATGAGGAGCCAACCAAAGCCAAAAAGAGGAA AAAGGAGGAAACAAAGGAGACGGACACAGAGAAGGAAGCTGCAATGGAGGCAGAGCTCAAAGCAGCCAGAGAAAGAGCTGTTGTGCCTTTAGAGTCAAGGATGACACAGTTTAAAGACATGCTGCTAGAGAGAGGG GTGTCTGCATTCTCAACCTGGGACAAAGAGCTTCATAAGATCGTGTTTGACCCACGTTATCTTCTGCTCACCCCAAAGGAGAGAAAACAG GTTTTTGATCAGTATGTGAAAACGAGAGCGGAGGAggagagaaaagagaagaagaacaagcTGATGCAGGCCAAAGACGAGTTCAGGAGGATGATGGAGGAGTCAAAGCTCACACCCAG AACAACATTCAGTGAATTTGCTGTAAAGCACAGCAGAGACGCACGATTCAAGACTATTGAAAAGATGAAAGACAGAGAGGCGATCTTCGTAGAATTCATGACGGCAATGAAGAAAAGGGAGAAAGAGGACTCCAAATCCAGGGGGGAGAAG GTGAAGCAGGACTTTTATGATCTCCTAAGTGAGCAGCACATGGAGGGAAACCAGCGGTGGAGCAAAGTGAAGGAAAGAATGGAGACCGACCCACGGTACAAGGCAGTGGATAGTTCAGCACTCAGAGAGGAGCTTTTCAAACAGTTCATGGAGAAACAAGCCAAG AATTTTGACATCGACAAGGAGCGAGAGTTGGAGCGTCAGGCTCGTATCGAGGCCAGTCTCAGGGAGCGGGAGCGGGAGGTGCAGAAAGCACGATCAGAGCAGACCAAAGAGATCGACCGAGAAAGGGAGCAGCATAAAAGGGAGGAGGCCATCCAGCATTTCAAAGCTCTCATGTCTGATATG GTACGTTCTCCTGATGCAACGTGGTCAGACACGCGTCGCAACCTTCGGAAGGATCATCGGTGGGAGTCATCATCGCTGCTGGAGCgagaggagaaggagaagcTGTTTAACGAACACGTGGAGGCGTTGGCTAAGAAAAAGAAGGAGCACTTCAGACAGTTGCTGGATGAGACCAGCATG ATCACTTTAACGACAACGTGGAAGGAGGTGAAGAAGGTCATCAAAGAGGATCCACGATGTATTAAATACTCCTCCAGTGACAGA AAGAGACAAAGAGAGTTTGAGGACTACATCAAGGACAAATACATCACAGCCAAGGCTGACTTCAGGACTCTGCTGAAAGAGACAAAGTTCATCACATACAG GTCAAGAAAGTTGATCCAAGAGTCGGAGCAGCACCTGAAAGACGTGGAGAAGATCCTCCAGAATGACAAGCGCTACCTGGTGCTGGAGTGCGTCCCTGAAGAGCGCAGGAAGCTTATCATGTTCTACATAGAAGACCTGGACCGCCGTGGACCACCACCTCCCCCCACCGCCTCCGAGCCCACACGGCGCTCCAATAAGTGA